In Nitratireductor basaltis, the following are encoded in one genomic region:
- a CDS encoding ABC transporter substrate-binding protein, whose product MNSLAKILIAGASLLATASAAFAIEGKLTLYTSQPNDDAQQTVDAFMAKYPDVEVTFVRDGTTKIVAKLRAELEAGNSPADLLLIADSVTMEGLAKDGYLKAYEEADVSDYADEMQDPERMWFPTKLITTGIIYNTNAPMKPTSWKDLLGEEARNQVAMPSPLTSGAALIHTHSIVETLDTGWDYYEQLAANGAQASGGNGGVLKAVAGGEKLYGMVVEFLPIREKAKGAPVDFVFPEEGVSAISEPVAILDGTQNEEAAQAFVDFLLSEEGQELAAKQGYMPALADVAPPEGFPSLAEISFLTIDPAKALESAEADKEKFAEIFGQN is encoded by the coding sequence ATGAACTCCCTTGCCAAGATCCTTATTGCCGGCGCATCGCTGCTCGCGACCGCTTCGGCTGCTTTCGCCATTGAGGGCAAGCTCACCCTCTACACCTCGCAGCCGAACGATGATGCGCAGCAGACCGTCGATGCTTTCATGGCAAAGTATCCCGATGTCGAAGTGACCTTCGTTCGAGACGGGACCACGAAAATCGTTGCAAAGCTGCGCGCGGAACTGGAAGCGGGAAATTCGCCCGCCGATCTGCTTCTGATCGCTGACAGCGTGACGATGGAAGGTCTGGCCAAGGATGGCTATCTGAAAGCTTATGAGGAAGCCGATGTCTCGGATTATGCCGACGAGATGCAGGACCCCGAGCGAATGTGGTTCCCCACCAAGCTGATAACCACGGGCATCATCTACAACACCAATGCACCGATGAAGCCCACCTCCTGGAAGGATCTCCTTGGCGAGGAAGCCAGGAACCAGGTTGCCATGCCCTCCCCGCTGACCTCCGGTGCAGCCCTGATCCACACCCATTCGATTGTCGAGACTCTCGACACGGGCTGGGACTATTACGAGCAGCTGGCGGCAAACGGCGCACAGGCTTCCGGTGGCAATGGCGGTGTTCTCAAGGCCGTTGCGGGCGGCGAAAAACTTTACGGCATGGTGGTCGAATTCCTGCCGATCCGCGAAAAGGCCAAGGGTGCTCCCGTTGACTTCGTCTTCCCCGAAGAAGGCGTGTCTGCCATTTCCGAACCCGTAGCCATTCTGGACGGAACGCAGAACGAGGAAGCCGCGCAAGCATTCGTCGATTTCCTGCTTTCCGAAGAGGGCCAGGAACTGGCAGCAAAACAGGGCTACATGCCAGCACTTGCCGACGTGGCGCCGCCGGAAGGATTCCCGTCTCTGGCAGAAATCAGTTTCCTGACGATTGACCCGGCCAAGGCACTGGAAAGCGCGGAAGCCGACAAGGAAAAGTTTGCCGAAATCTTCGGCCAGAACTGA
- a CDS encoding ABC transporter ATP-binding protein — MIEIENVSHHHGHQQVLHDINLTIPKGGVTALVGPNGAGKSTLLSLMARLQTLQSGRIRFDGLDVSRTRGEALARKLAILRQDTQLGSRVSVRDLVGFGRFPHCRGRMGADDHAAVDQALAAFQLEGLKERFLDQLSGGQRQRAMVAMSFAQAADYLLLDEPLNNLDMSFARGLMHQLRTLADEHGRTIIVVIHEINYASAHADRIIGLRDGRLVAQGTPPEIMEADTLKAIFGAELRVQEVEGKRMALHYA; from the coding sequence ATGATCGAGATCGAGAATGTGAGCCATCACCACGGCCATCAGCAGGTGCTTCACGATATCAATCTGACGATTCCCAAGGGCGGCGTGACGGCGCTTGTGGGTCCGAATGGCGCTGGCAAATCGACGCTTCTGTCTTTGATGGCGCGCCTGCAGACCTTGCAAAGCGGTCGCATCCGCTTTGACGGGCTGGATGTGAGCAGAACGCGGGGCGAGGCGCTGGCACGCAAGCTTGCTATCCTTCGGCAGGATACACAGCTTGGCTCGCGGGTCTCCGTGCGCGACCTGGTCGGTTTCGGGCGTTTTCCGCATTGTCGCGGACGCATGGGCGCTGACGACCACGCTGCGGTCGATCAAGCTCTTGCCGCCTTTCAGCTCGAAGGGCTGAAGGAGCGCTTTCTGGACCAACTTTCAGGCGGGCAGCGCCAGCGGGCGATGGTGGCGATGAGTTTCGCGCAGGCGGCAGACTATCTCCTGCTCGACGAGCCGCTGAACAATCTCGACATGTCCTTTGCGCGCGGGCTGATGCATCAGCTCCGCACGCTCGCCGATGAGCACGGACGGACGATCATCGTGGTCATCCACGAGATCAATTATGCGAGCGCTCACGCCGATCGCATCATCGGGTTGCGAGACGGTCGACTGGTGGCACAGGGCACGCCGCCGGAGATCATGGAAGCCGACACGTTGAAGGCGATCTTCGGCGCCGAGCTTCGCGTTCAGGAAGTCGAAGGCAAGCGGATGGCGCTCCATTACGCGTGA